The following coding sequences lie in one Arachis ipaensis cultivar K30076 chromosome B03, Araip1.1, whole genome shotgun sequence genomic window:
- the LOC107630065 gene encoding tRNA (adenine(58)-N(1))-methyltransferase catalytic subunit trmt61a, which produces MLAIDPGKKLSFNRLISNGDLVIVYERHDNMKAVTVAENSVLQNRFGVFKHSEWIGKPFGSKVFSNKGGFVYLLAPTPELWTLVLSHRTQILYIADISFVIMYLEVVPGCLVLESGTGSGSLTTSLARAVAPTGHVHTFDFHEQRAGSARDDFERTGLSSIISVRVRDIQGEGFPNEFAGLADAVFLDLPQPWLAIPSAAKMLKQDGTLCSFSPCVEQVQRSCETLQNCFTDIRTFEVLLRTYEVREGKMENLNGDNNGSNGSSLPCKRRQRSGGSYAPDSTVSSVMARPCGEARGHTGFLTFARLKCL; this is translated from the exons ATGTTGGCAATTGATCCTGGAAAGAAATTATCTTTCAATAGATTGATTAGCAATGGTGATTTGGTTATAGTTTATGAAAGGCATGACAACATGAAGGCAGTAACAGTGGCTGAAAATTCGGTACTGCAGAATCGATTCGGTGTTTTTAAGCATTCCGAATGGATAGGAAAGCCATTTGGGTCTAAAGTATTCAGCAATAAGGGTGGTTTTGTATATTTGTTGGCTCCAACACCAGAGTTATGGACTCTAGTGTTAAGCCACAGGACTCAGATTCTCTATATTGCAGATATTAGCTTTGTTATCATGTACTTGGAGGTTGTTCCTGGTTGCTTGGTTCTTGAATCTGGCACTGGAAGTGGATCTTTAACTACTTCGCTTGCAAGGGCTGTTGCTCCTACGGGACATGTCCATACGTTCGACTTCCATGAGCAACGAGCTGGATCGGCTAG GGATGATTTTGAGAGGACAGGTCTAAGCAGCATAATTAGTGTGCGAGTTAGGGATATTCAGGGCGAGGGATTTCCGAATGAATTTGCTGGCTTGGCTGATGCCGTATTCTTGGATCTACCCCAACCATGGCTTGCTATTCCCTCAGCCGCAAAAATGTTAAAACAAGATGGTACATTGTGCTCATTCTCTCCATGTGTTGAGCAAGTACAGCGATCATGCGAAACACTTCAAAACTGCTTCACAG ATATAAGAACATTTGAGGTGCTGTTGCGCACATACGAAGTTAGAGAAGGGAAAATGGAAAACCTTAATGGAGACAACAATGGGTCTAATGGTTCTTCTCTGCCTTGCAAGAGGAGGCAACGTTCTGGCGGAAGCTATGCGCCAGACAGTACTGTTTCTTCGGTTATGGCTAGACCTTGTGGCGAAGCTAGAGGTCACACAGGTTTTTTGACATTTGCAAGACTTAAATGCCTCTGA